One genomic window of Aliiroseovarius sp. M344 includes the following:
- the mutM gene encoding bifunctional DNA-formamidopyrimidine glycosylase/DNA-(apurinic or apyrimidinic site) lyase produces the protein MPELPEVETVRRGLSPVMEGACITHAETRRDGLRWPFPEHMAKRLTGAQVLRLGRRSKYLLADLDTGETLITHLGMSGRMLISGHPLGKFHHEHPAPEKHDHVVLDMDNGARVTFNDPRRFGAMDLCDTAQLDAHKLIRVLGPEPLGNTFDESYLIAALKRRNSPIKTALLDQRIIAGLGNIYVCEVLFRAGIHPTRKAAQLSSARIAKLVPIIRDVLSEAIESGGSSLNDYRQADGELGYFQHNFRVYGREGQACVTQGCSGKIRRITQSGRSTFYCAQCQR, from the coding sequence ATGCCGGAATTACCTGAAGTCGAGACGGTTCGCCGCGGCCTGTCCCCAGTGATGGAAGGCGCGTGCATTACACACGCCGAGACCCGGCGTGACGGGCTGCGTTGGCCGTTCCCTGAGCACATGGCGAAACGGCTGACGGGCGCGCAGGTGCTGCGGTTGGGGCGCCGGTCGAAATACCTGCTGGCCGATCTTGATACCGGCGAGACCCTGATCACCCATCTGGGCATGTCGGGACGCATGCTGATCTCAGGCCATCCGCTGGGCAAGTTTCACCACGAACACCCTGCGCCCGAAAAGCATGACCATGTGGTTCTGGACATGGACAACGGTGCGCGGGTGACGTTCAACGACCCACGGCGCTTTGGTGCCATGGACTTGTGCGATACCGCCCAACTTGACGCACACAAGCTAATCCGGGTGCTGGGGCCAGAGCCCTTGGGAAATACGTTCGATGAATCTTACCTGATTGCGGCCCTGAAACGCCGCAATTCTCCCATCAAAACTGCGCTTCTGGACCAAAGAATCATCGCCGGCCTTGGCAATATATATGTCTGCGAAGTACTGTTTCGGGCGGGTATTCACCCGACACGCAAGGCCGCGCAACTTTCGTCGGCCAGAATTGCCAAGCTGGTCCCTATTATCCGGGACGTGCTGAGTGAGGCCATCGAAAGTGGCGGATCATCCTTGAATGATTATCGGCAGGCGGACGGCGAACTGGGTTATTTTCAACACAATTTTCGGGTTTATGGACGCGAAGGCCAAGCGTGTGTGACGCAAGGTTGTTCTGGAAAAATCAGACGAATCACCCAAT